Proteins found in one Planococcus citri chromosome 2, ihPlaCitr1.1, whole genome shotgun sequence genomic segment:
- the LOC135834925 gene encoding uncharacterized protein LOC135834925 — MFSICKGHTHLSKQLYYFHAGTTVKTFPNLRSRNYFSEKSDRGQETRTAVLSSSQDYVCSSKLVHYARNSNAKQAFLSLSNNSNFSKELRYVHTESNKERIANFNRHADFSKQLNSTMKNKNLPEEIGNLMEEWLLRFDSLSGNEASTVSGTFNSLLRANIFGTEWNSEYRANFKKLIIKLAEKGDHLLDPNSRAYSKFSSRQVDITLNALSKWSVLNSNVWSGCVQINNQKITEIDLFRSVIGGLIYRGIFILENETSDQFDFRSITNCLNALSKWNINEFDGSKKFIGCLVKQGIKVIDQFDSLAVTNSLNALSRWNISDFEDASKFIVLLFERKSSTGDRLTPLSIAKTLNGMSKWNVDELQGAKEFIIYLTIRGTLVANKFNSMGIAHSLNALSKWNIDEMPEARGFIVSLIECGNSIIDTFICQDIANSLNAFCKWNIDELPGAKEFIIRLIKRGSSTASGFNPQGIANSLNALSKWNILELEGSKNFIVQLVRCGILTADTFDSLNISSSLNALSKWDIDELERAKEFITRLIKRGRLIINRFTPRRIANSLNALSKWNIDEYEEAKEFIIELLKQGNSSVDRFNAQATANILNALSKWEINEFEGAREFIVRLIKHENSTIAGFDAQNIGNCLNALSKWNVRELEGAMEFITELVKQGNSISGEFDSQGVVNCLNALCKWHIVGKREARDFIINLIIRGSAIVDEFNPQEISSGLNSVCKLYIFDGKKWNNDQLKSFKYFIIKLTEKGTEICSEFDSRNVALMFYAFAELKILSKEKWTPDERNSLKNFLVGISSLHVSCKNCTLQEISRIYKTISEMNILRNDEFDSNQIIKFVDLVNNLENRLLTLGNEQNSVKPDINIKLAVQIIKDLPEFRSKNLILSENLLLISLMCCLSSNVEKCDTSSLKKDLIQRSILTGLHDLLKIVSEMEDRRGLVGAFDESLSKIYSKLVGIDLNHIDEIVDLVYEFDKLQVIRDMQFLSR, encoded by the coding sequence ATGTTCTCCATCTGCAAAGGTCACACACATCTGTCGAAGCAGTTATACTATTTTCACGCAGGTACCACCGTAAAAACATTTCCCAATCTTCGAAGTCGGAATTACTTCTCAGAAAAATCAGATCGCGGGCAAGAAACAAGAACAGCTGTGCTTTCTAGCTCACAAGATTACGTTTGTTCGTCAAAGTTAGTCCATTATGCTCGTAACTCAAATGCGAAGCAGGCATTTCTTAGCTTGTCAAATAACTCTAATTTTTCTAAGGAATTACGTTACGTGCACACAGAAAGTAACAAAGAGAGAATCGCCAACTTCAACAGACACGCTGATTTTTCCAAGCAGTTGAATTctacgatgaaaaataaaaacttgccTGAAGAAATTGGTAATTTGATGGAAGAATGGCTCTTACGTTTCGATTCTTTGAGTGGTAACGAAGCTAGTACAGTTTCCGGTACATTCAACAGTTTATTAAGAGCAAATATTTTTGGTACAGAATGGAACTCCGAATATcgagcaaatttcaaaaaattaatcattaaaTTGGCTGAGAAAGGAGACCACTTATTGGATCCGAATAGTCGGGCTTATTCTAAGTTTAGCTCTCGGCAGGTTGATATTACTTTGAACGCGCTATCCAAATGGAGTGTGTTGAATAGTAATGTATGGTCAGGTTGCGTTCAAATTAATAACCAGAAAATCACCGAGATCGATTTATTCAGATCTGTGATTGGTGGTTTGATATACCGAGGAATTTTCATACTAGAGAATGAAACATCTGATCAATTCGATTTTCGAAGTATCACCAATTGTCTAAATGCTCTATCGAAATGGAACATTAACGAGTTCGATGGGTCCAAGAAATTCATCGGTTGTTTGGTAAAACAAGGCATAAAGGTTATTGATCAGTTCGATTCTTTAGCTGTTACAAACAGCCTGAACGCTTTGTCCAGGTGGAATATAAGCGATTTCGAAGATGCCTCCAAATTTATTGTACTGCTGTTTGAACGAAAAAGTTCGACCGGTGATAGACTGACTCCTCTGAGCATCGCCAAAACCTTGAATGGGATGTCTAAATGGAACGTCGATGAATTGCAAGGAGCTAAGGAGTTCATAATTTACTTAACGATACGAGGAACTTTGGTGGCGAATAAATTCAATTCCATGGGGATCGCGCACAGTTTGAACGCTTTGTCCAAGTGGAATATCGACGAGATGCCAGAAGCTAGAGGTTTTATTGTTTCGTTAATCGAATGTGGAAACTCTATCATTGATACATTCATTTGCCAAGATATTGCCAACAGTTTAAATGCGTTTTGCAAATGGAATATTGATGAATTACCCGGCGCCAAAGAGTTCATCATTCGGTTAATAAAACGGGGAAGCTCGACAGCCAGTGGTTTCAATCCTCAAGGGATCGCCAATAGTTTGAACGCGTTGTCAAAATGGAATATTCTCGAGTTAGAAggaagtaaaaatttcatcgtaCAATTGGTCAGATGTGGAATTCTAACAGCTGATACGTTCGACTCGTTGAATATTTCTAGCTCCTTGAATGCGTTGTCCAAATGGGATATCGACGAATTAGAAAGAGCCAAGGAATTTATTACTCGATTAATAAAACGCGGTCGTTTGATAATCAATAGATTCACTCCGCGGCGTATCGCCAACAGCTTGAACGCTCTCAGTAAATGGAATATTGACGAGTACGAAGAAGCCAAAGAGTTTATTATTGAGCTACTGAAGCAGGGAAATTCTTCAGTCGACAGATTCAATGCTCAAGCGACTGCTAATATTTTGAATGCTCTGTCAAAGTGGGAAATTAACGAGTTCGAAGGAGCTAGAGAATTTATCGTTCGTTTaattaaacatgaaaattcaacgATCGCCGGATTTGATGCCCAGAATATTGGTAATTGCTTGAATGCTCTCTCCAAGTGGAACGTCCGGGAATTGGAAGGAGCTATGGAATTTATTACAGAACTGGTCAAACAAGGGAAttcaatttctggtgaattcgATTCGCAAGGCGTCGTTAATTGCTTGAATGCCCTATGCAAGTGGCACATTGTTGGAAAACGAGAAGCTCGAGATTTTATCATCAATTTAATAATTCGTGGAAGTGCTATCGTTGATGAATTTAATCCTCAAGAAATTTCCAGCGGTTTGAACTCGGTATGtaaattgtacatttttgatGGCAAGAAATGGAACAATGATCAATTGAAAAGctttaaatatttcattatcAAACTTACAGAAAAAGGCACCGAAATATGTAGCGAGTTCGATTCTCGAAACGTCGCTTTAATGTTCTATGCTTTTGCAGAACTGAAAATTCTGAGTAAAGAAAAATGGACGCCAGATGAACGgaactcgttgaaaaatttcctagtCGGTATTTCTAGTTTACATGTTTCGTGTAAAAATTGCACTCTCCAGGAGATTTCAAGAATATATAAAACGATATCGGAAATGAATATTCTTCGTAATGATGAATTCGACTCCAACCAGATTATTAAGTTCGTAGATCTCGTGAATAATCTGGAAAATCGACTTCTTACACTTGGAAATGAACAGAATTCGGTGAAACCTGACATTAATATCAAACTTGCTGTTCAAATTATCAAAGATTTACCCGAGTTCAGATCTAAAAATCTTATTCTGTCTGAAAATCTGTTACTGATTTCGTTAATGTGTTGTTTAAGTAGTAATGTGGAGAAATGCGATACTTCCAGTTTGAAGAAAGATTTGATTCAAAGAAGTATTTTGACTGGGTTGCatgatcttttaaaaattgtcagtgAAATGGAAGATAGGCGCGGTTTGGTTGGAGCGTTTGATGAGAGTTTGTCCAAAATATACAGTAAGCTGGTTGGAATTGATTTAAATCATATTGATGAAATAGTAGATTTAGTTtatgaatttgataaattacaagtaattagAGATATGCAGTTTTTGTCGAGGTGA
- the LOC135834924 gene encoding uncharacterized protein LOC135834924 codes for MSTETIPTELTEHLERLILSIWAEIDTENLKRCVEFVACQVCYGQYSIPSKSQTQQLLETFSTKYNHLGYPFYADELSNCVRNYSAPDPEDKRDNVEAKWQILEFLTKLSDDPFSTENLYSLEDKLETSKKAIYPEEITEEECINWYRYLREGHEKYQLPSDDEDKDEDYTYSNFDSYRETTQVEKIVPLYKDVFAAFDAKETSVADEKTTFLKALKDAEVSKKWLQEHTQNSWWYEAKPFSTSSKYPTATFGIDWDRSQNTVLHSSKLWSEQYLSTKHQYLTEYKIIRQLFWLMMINDDKHRVDKQMQTLRTQISTPSLIQETFASFIKELFDTATKYHELRSFTDEIFADVLQMPFIFQAYGSVLRNICDPFLQKVVEMEQMVRKQDDTNTLLKVRNDLNTYLREINFIHRVHSTSLDPNWRTEPASKVASKLLSCIHSRFKSILNQSETRILLIIFFKTFKAYADLIDNWFTEGRLDDWKNEFFIRRSDDETCIVLPNYASSVASYSSSCDQPVSSYQISEFFYKIADRLMTCSKNIDFLCKLNKTKQLEEEILKEGKLIEVLVNEFVGRVLGKSSSSCPTKDSSSVRLVSGSSKPLPSIQFLSNDTISPYLVCAFQNTVNININSKISKPKDIFEDLSNLPVDLELYPIGSIIEDSLYATINRRESVIVDLFKSSLIHDYKLFDHLRTLSDLLLMDLHGFCNRLNIRLEKRIWEGNHLMKVFLHDAVESNKLAFGHLIHFTLDQQDEYTENVDVCVSEIIKVIDCVHLQYMVQWPMNMIFNDNVIKNFYEKLFKLVLKVNTAFSSVTRLYYKDIPATKFFVLRFRRMQMFRYWVVQLLHRVRSYLSLIISQCLDHKLIEKNIQIETFGTLQSHYTKYLENCKKACLINAEIYAAMENALNRIWQICDHVRLLWTKSTKLALTDQDVGKAVELYVQCLWYFTQVLEKFAKKGKRENNPLFNLWSDLAHMIEVHKSTIPEDLPFIGNTAEESFQC; via the exons ATGTCCACCGAAACAATTCCTACAGAACTAACCGAACATCTCGAAAGATTAATCCTCAGTATATGGGCAGAG ATTGACACCGAAAACCTCAAACGCTGCGTTGAATTCGTCGCCTGTCAAGTTTGCTATGGCCAATACTCGATTCCAAGTAAATCTCAAACTCAACAACTCCTAGAAACGTTTTCTACCAAATACAATCATCTCGGATATCCATTTTACGCCGATGAACTATCAAACTGTGTTCGAAATTACTCTGCACCGGATCCAGAAGATAAACGTGATAAT GTCGAAGCGAAATGGCAGATACTGGAATTCTTAACCAAACTATCCGACGATCCTTTTAGTACCGAAAACTTGTATTCTTTAGAAGATAAATTAGAAACGAGTAAAAAAGCCATCTATCCCGAAGAAATAACCGAAGAAGAATGCATCAATTGGTATCGATATTTGAGAGAAGGTCATGAAAAATACCAACTACCTTCGGACGATGAA GATAAAGATGAAGACTACACTTATTCGAACTTTGACTCGTATCGAGAAACAACCCAAGTTGAGAAAATCGTTCCTCTCTATAAGGATGTATTTGCTGCGTTCGATGCTAAAGAAACGTCAGTAGCTGATGAAAAAACTACCTTCTTGAAAGCTCTAAAAGATGCCGAAGTGTCGAAGAAATGGTTACAAGAACATACGCAGAATTCATGGTGGTATGAAGCTAAGCCATTCTCAACGAGTAGTAAATATCCTACGGCTACTTTCGGTATAGATTG GGATCGATCTCAAAATACAGTATTGCATTCGTCTAAGCTGTGGTCTGAGCAGTATTTATCAACGAAGCATCAGTATTTAACCGAGTATAAAATTATTAGACAGTTGTTTTGGTTAATGATGATTAACGATGATAAACATCGTGTTGATAAACAAATGCAAACTCTACGTACTCAAATCTCTACCCCTAGTTTAATTCAG GAGACGTTCGCTTCGTTTATAAAAGAATTGTTCGACACAGCTACCAAATACCATGAACTGAGATCATTCACCGATGAAATATTTGCCGATGTTTTGCAAATGCCGTTCATTTTCCAAGCATATGGATcagttttgagaaacatttGCGATCCGTTTCTGCAGAAGGTCGTTGAAATGGAGCAAATGGTTCGAAAACAAG ATGATACAAATACTCTGCTGAAGGTTCGAAATGACTTGAATACGTACTTGAGAGAGATTAATTTCATTCATCGCGTACATTCTACCAGTTTGGATCCAAATTGGCGAACTGAGCCCGCGTCTAAAGTTGCTTCCAA ATTACTATCCTGTATCCATAGCAGATTCAAATCAATATTGAACCAATCTGAAACACGTATTCTgctgataatatttttcaagacTTTCAAAGCCTACGCTGACCTTATCGATAACTGGTTCACTGAGGGCAGACTAGACGACTggaaaaacgaatttttcattcgaag ATCAGACGACGAAACGTGTATTGTATTACCTAATTATGCCTCGTCCGTTGCTTCCTATTCCTCGTCATGCGATCAACCAGTATCGTCGTATCAAATCTCCGAGTTCTTTTACAAAATCGCTGATCGTCTTATGACTTGCAGTAAGAACATCGACTTTTTATGTAAACTGAATAAAACGAAGCAACTAGAAGAGGAAATCCTGAAAGAAG gaaaattgatcGAAGTACTTGTGAATGAGTTCGTTGGCCGAGTACTTGGTAAATCGTCTTCTTCTTGCCCCACAAAAGACTCGAGTTCAGTTCGTCTGGTCTCAGGAAGTTCAAAACCATTACCATCGATCCAGTTCCTTTCCAATGATACGATCAGCCCTTATCTAGTCTGCGCTTTTCAAAATACTGTCAATATAAATATCAACTCAAAGATTTCTAAACCTAA ggATATTTTCGAAGACTTGAGCAATTTACCAGTAGATTTAGAACTGTACCCGATTGGATCGATAATCGAAGATTCGCTTTATGCGACAATCAATCGTCGTGAATCTGTGATCGTTGATCTTTTCAAATCGTCGTTGATTCACGATTACAAATTGTTCGATCATTTACGTACATTGAGTGATCTTTTGCTAATGGATTTGCACGGATTCTGCAACAGATTAAATATCAGG CTGGAAAAACGTATCTGGGAAGGCAACCATTTGATGAAGGTATTTTTACACGATGCAGTCGAGTCGAACAAGTTAGCATTCGGTCATTTGATCCACTTTACTCTAGATCAGCAAGATGAGTATACGGAGAATGTGGACGTTTGTGTTTCCGAAATCATAAAAGTTATCGACTGCGTTCATTTACAATACATG GTTCAATGGCCTATGAATATGATATTCAACGATAACGTGATCaagaatttttacgaaaaattatttaaattagttCTGAAAGTGAATACAGCTTTTTCTAGCGTTACCAGGTTATACTAcaaag ACATACCGGCTACGAAATTTTTCGTGCTCAGATTCCGTAGAATGCAGATGTTTAGATACTGGGTCGTTCAACTGTTGCATCGAGTTCGAAGTTATCTTTCATTAATTATATCGCAATGTCTGGATcataaattgattgaaaaaaacatacagATTGAAACTTTCGGTACCTTACAATCAC ATTACACGAAATATTTGGAGAACTGCAAGAAAGCTTGTTTAATCAACGCGGAAATTTACGCAGCAATGGAAAACGCTCTAAACAGA ATATGGCAAATTTGCGATCATGTGCGTCTACTGTGGACGAAGAGTACGAAGTTAGCGCTTACAGATCAAGACGTCGGCAAGGCGGTCGAACTGTACGTTCAAtgtttatggtattttactcaAGTTCTCGAGAAATTCGCTAAAAAAGGAAAACGAGAGAATAACCCTC TATTCAATTTATGGTCCGATTTGGCCCATATGATCGAAGTTCACAAATCCACTATCCCTGAGGATTTGCCATTTATTGGAAATACTGCCGAAGAGTCGTtccagtgttga
- the LOC135833660 gene encoding uncharacterized protein LOC135833660: MSSPTNVNAGMDTSIEKKFSYPPELSESDFKDKESWLRYVAEVDHLLGKLDSNKQEDLNLSLKNQISKYEATIDVLKNQLNEQQILMRSRLASWWINVIEILNRSVIRIVQKYNESKI; the protein is encoded by the exons ATGTCATCGCCAACTAATGTTAACGCAGGCATGGATacaagtattgaaaaaaag TTTTCCTACCCACCGGAATTATCAGAGAGCGATTTTAAAGACAAGGAATCATGGTTAAGATATGTTGCGGAAGTTGATCATTTattaggaaaattggatagcaACAAACAGGAAGATCTTAACCTCTCGTTGAAAAATCAGATTAGCAAATACGAA gcAACGATTGACGTATTGAAGAATCAATTGAATGAGCAACAGATACTCATGAGATCAAGATTAGCGAGCTGGTGGATCAACGTAATCGAGATTTTAAACCGCTCCGTGATCAGAATAGTTCAAAAGTACAACGAATCAAAGATTTAG